The following are encoded together in the Plasmodium reichenowi strain SY57 chromosome 3, whole genome shotgun sequence genome:
- a CDS encoding serine/threonine protein kinase: protein MSFSNTCSLSNNSNSSSSSEDATSGKLQYTESDDEGSDEYCEGGYHPVKINEIYNDRYRIEGKLGWGHFSTVWVATDLKSKPLKFVAIKIQKGSETYTESAKCEINYLNTVKVNSFDSSWVELKEQQRERLFHYNMTKGVVSFIDSFEHKGPNGTHICMVFEFMGPNLLSLIKHYDYKGIPLNLVRKIATHVLIGMQYLHDVCKIIHSDIKPENVLVSPLTTIPKPKDYTKDKLESNKSNQVEKKENDKNVDKKLITTMNNNINTNISEKNQVINDTQKNDKNIEYDQKYTSSQENIEDNVSFVNDPNDTNQKNNLNNNITHNNIPSNIQIEKQSTLSKNKKNEKDSYININNNVTNDDQNLKREDMKYNDIEEGITKYDMLNIKNNISIKEKINDCHSPNENKNKDNHNQCEDNSINIYNNKNDHFQTSNINDNTVNEKINNTSKKDMLNNTQNNNDSEKNDVVHEQQLVSEDILKKKTKKKKKKNINEPPYVKHKLRPSNSDPSLLTSYSNIHALQETLTRKPYHYNTYFLNNPEKYRDNKMNPYLHRLPNDYLKKIDQDDSDETEEEDDLSDEDQNKKQNKNQLVGNLPNSKCPNSNDVYKFFEKDINKFPIYCDMFNHLIHPEALRLHELYMKNKKNINSNNTMNDLGNNQNSHKVVYINTEDGDYCIRPYDPSVYYHEKSCYKICDLGNSLWIDESRYAEIQTRQYRAPEVILKSGFNETADIWSFACMVFELVTGDFLFNPQKCDRYDKNEEHLSFIIEVLGNIPKHMIDAGYNSHKYFNKNNYRLKNIRNIKKYGLYKILKYKYNLPEKEISPLCSFLLPMLSVDPQTRPSAYTMLQHPWLNMVSLEEGDDMYINDESYSINNDRNMKNNSNSNNFIYDGHNSSKNKNSSNKKKIDVNYKIGNNGNNAYNDHYYNKNNKNNKNFNDDVVEPPPDQYMHANYNNDIVHAVLYEKPYNSNNVISYTNNKGHKNNFDINHLQHKNDNNSNKQNISLTTNDYTFNSDYIANMMDHDTYREQIIKNIPAHQISKLKDGKNFKAYNESIQYGMHDFQQYNEHDFEYKFNKRFEHAHHIKEMKHNDDDYEEEDDDDDDNDDDQDDDDEDYESDVDYDDDDEYDEGQEHDADQDEKNNDNEKQQEQQNYGEEYNYEHYENNMGNSKNIQQFSYTNNNDDENNFCETQNIYILQNKRDINFKECTPRNNIKKEIKSDKYQSSKVINQKDNYWNYQIKENTKLREHAKKQHYSNNNNINKNDNNNNNNIMNQIDTKDQKSQNLHDLSTNNNMDQKHGALQKMHMNEKTNQDKPLNEEENLIENRDDHNVNKINCKVINKKTSCSYT from the coding sequence ATGAGTTTTAGTAATACATGCTCACTATCCAATAACAGCAACAGTTCTAGTAGTAGTGAAGATGCTACATCTGGTAAATTACAATACACCGAAAGTGATGATGAAGGAAGTGATGAATACTGCGAAGGAGGGTATCACCCAGTCAAaattaatgaaatatataatgatagATATAGAATTGAAGGAAAATTAGGTTGGGGACATTTTTCAACCGTTTGGGTTGCTACTGATTTAAAAAGTAAACCCTTAAAATTTGTTGCTataaaaattcaaaaaGGATCAGAAACTTATACTGAATCAGCCAAATGTGAAATTAATTATCTAAATACAGTCAAAGTAAATTCTTTTGATTCTTCATGGGTTGAATTAAAAGAACAACAAAGAGAAAgattatttcattataatatgacTAAAGGAGTTGTTTCTTTTATTGATAGTTTTGAACATAAAGGTCCAAATGGTACTCATATTTGTATGGTCTTTGAATTTATGGGTCCCAATTTATTATCCCTAATAAAAcattatgattataaaGGAATTCCATTAAATTTGGTCAGAAAAATTGCTACACATGTGTTAATAGGAATGCAATATTTACATGATGTCtgtaaaattatacatagTGATATCAAACCAGAAAATGTTTTGGTCTCACCATTGACTACTATTCCTAAACCAAAGGATTATACCAAAGATAAATTAGAATCAAATAAATCTAACCAAgttgaaaaaaaagaaaatgacaaaaatgtagataaaaaattaattactacaatgaataataatataaatacaaatataagTGAAAAAAACCAAGTTATTAATGATacacaaaaaaatgataaaaatatagaatatgatcaaaaatatacaagCAGTCAAGAAAATATTGAAGATAATGTATCCTTTGTAAATGATCCAAATGATACTAATCAAAAGAATAAtctaaataataatataactCACAATAATATACCAAGTAATATACAAATAGAAAAACAATCTACAttaagtaaaaataaaaaaaatgaaaaagattcatatataaatataaacaataatGTTACAAATGATGAtcaaaatttaaaaagagaagatatgaaatataatgatatcGAGGAAGGGATTACCAAATATGATAtgttaaatattaaaaataatatatctattaaagaaaaaataaatgattgTCATTCACCcaatgaaaataaaaataaggatAATCATAATCAATGTGAAGACAATTCAatcaacatatataataacaaaaatgatCATTTTCAAACAagtaatattaatgataacACTGTTAAcgaaaaaattaataatacatCAAAGAAGGATATGTTAAACAATacacaaaataataatgattcCGAAAAAAACGACGTTGTTCATGAACAACAATTGGTAAGTGaagatattttaaaaaaaaaaaccaaaaaaaaaaaaaaaaaaaatataaatgaacCTCCATATGTTAAACATAAACTAAGACCATCAAATTCGGATCCTTCTTTGCTCACTTCTTATTCTAATATACATGCACTTCAAGAAACCTTGACAAGGAAAccatatcattataatacctattttttaaacaaccctgaaaaatatagagataataaaatgaatcCATACTTACACAGATTGCCAAATGATTActtgaaaaaaattgatCAAGATGATAGTGATGAAACTGAAGAGGAGGATGATCTTTCAGATGAAGACCAAAATAAGAAGCAAAATAAGAACCAATTAGTGGGCAACTTGCCAAATAGTAAATGTCCAAACTCCAATGATGtgtataaattttttgaaaaagatattaataaatttcCCATATACTGCGATATGTTTAATCATCTTATACATCCAGAAGCCTTACGATTAcatgaattatatatgaaaaataaaaaaaacatcAATTCTAACAATACGATGAATGATCTAGGTAATAATCAAAATAGTCATAAAgtagtatatataaatactgAAGATGGAGACTATTGTATTAGGCCATACGATCCGTCTGTTTATTATCATGAAAAATCatgttataaaatatgtgaCTTAGGAAATAGTTTGTGGATAGATGAATCAAGATATGCCGAAATTCAAACTAGACAATATCGAGCCCCTGAAgttattttaaaaagtgGGTTCAATGAAACAGCAGATATATGGTCCTTTGCGTGCATGGTATTCGAATTAGTAACAGGAgactttttatttaatcCACAAAAATGTGATAgatatgataaaaatgaagaacATTTAAGTTTTATAATTGAAGTGTTAGGAAATATACCAAAGCATATGATTGATGCAGGGTATAATTCccataaatattttaacaaaaataattatcgacttaaaaatataagaaatattaaaaaatatggtttgtataaaatattaaaatataaatataatctTCCTGAAAAGGAAATTAGCCCTTTATGTAGTTTCTTATTACCCATGTTATCTGTGGATCCACAAACGCGCCCCTCGGCATATACCATGCTTCAACACCCATGGCTTAATATGGTATCATTAGAAGAAGGGGATGACATGTATATTAATGATGAATCATATtctattaataatgatagaaacatgaaaaataatagtaatagtaataatttCATCTACGACGGTCATAATAgtagtaaaaataaaaattcttcaaataaaaaaaaaattgatgTAAACTACAAAATTGGTAATAATGGAAATAATGCTTATAACGATCactattataataaaaataataaaaataataaaaattttaatgatGATGTTGTAGAACCACCACCAGATCAATATATGCATgcaaattataataatgatattgTGCATGCAGTTTTGTATGAAAAACCatataattcaaataatgTCATTTCATACACTAATAACAAAGGACACAAAAATAATTTCGATATTAATCATTTACAACATAagaatgataataattcgaacaaacaaaatatttcattGACTACAAATGattatacatttaattCGGATTATATTGCTAATATGATGGATCATGACACATATAGagaacaaataataaaaaatattcctGCACATCAAATTTCAAAACTAAAAGATGGTAAAAATTTTAAGGCATATAATGAATCTATTCAATATGGAATGCATGATTTTCAACAATACAATGAACATGATTTTGAATacaaatttaataaaagatTTGAACATGCACatcatataaaagaaatgaaaCATAACGATGATGATTACGAGGAGgaagatgatgatgatgatgataatgatgatgatcAGGATGACGATGATGAAGATTATGAAAGTGATGTTgattatgatgatgatgatgaatATGATGAAGGACAAGAACATGATGCTGATCAAGATGAAAAAAACAACGACAACGAAAAACAACAAGAACAACAAAATTACGGTgaagaatataattatgaacattatgaaaataatatgggTAATAGTAAAAACATTCAACAATTTtcatatacaaataataatgatgatgaaaataatttttgtgagacacaaaatatatatatattacaaaacaaaagagatataaattttaaagaatGTACACCACGAAATAATatcaaaaaagaaataaaaagtgATAAATATCAATCCAGTAAAGTTATAAATCAAAAAGATAATTATTGGAATTACcaaataaaagaaaacaCAAAATTAAGAGAACATGCAAAAAAACAACATTATAgcaacaacaataatatcaataaaaatgataataataataataataatataatgaacCAAATAGATACCAAAGATCAAAAATCCCAAAATTTACATGATTTATCAACAAATAACAATATGGACCAAAAACACGGTGCATTACAAAAAATGCATATGAACGAAAAAACAAACCAGGACAAACCattaaatgaagaagaaaatttaATCGAAAATAGAGATGACCACAATGTTAATAAAATCAATTGCAAAGttattaacaaaaaaacCTCTTGTTCATATACTTAA
- a CDS encoding cytoadherence linked asexual protein 3.2 — protein sequence MVSFFKTPIIIFIFLLCLNEKVFCSINENENLDENINKNANVNTTENLNKLLNEYDNIEQLKSMIGNDELHKNLTILEKLILESLEKDKLKYPLLKQQTEQFLDISKFKKKNITDADDETYIIPTVQSTFHDIVKYEHLIKKQLIEVYNSDISDIIKKKIFIVRTLKTIKLMLIPLNSYKQNNDLKSALEELNNVFTAKEDQEKKTSPIGDPVTFFRNLLFRVYDIQQSHEVENKSDALILGDNKIDVMNSNDFFFTTNSNVKFMENLDDITNQYGLGLINHLGPHLIALGHFTVLKLALKNYKNYFEAKNIKFFSWQKILEFSMSDRFKVLDMMCDHESVYYSEKKRRKTYLKVDRSNTSMECNILEYLLHYFNKYQLEIIKTTQDTDFDLHGMMEHKYIKDYFFSFMCNDPKECIIYHTNQFKKEANEENTFPEQEEPNREISAYNLYLNYYYFMKRYSSYGVKKTLYVHLLNLTGLLNYDTRAYVTSLYLPGYYNAVEMSFTDDKEFATLFESLIQCIEKCHSDQTRQISKDSNLLNDITKCDLCKGAFLYSNMKFDEVPSMLQKFYVYLTKGLKIQKVSSLIKTLDIYQDYSNFLSHDINWYTFLFLFRLTSFKEIANKNVAEAMYLNIKDEDTFNKTVVTNYWYPSPIKKYYTLYVRKHIPNNLVDELEKLMKSGTLEKMKKSLTFLVHVNSFLQLDFFHQLNEPPLGLPRSYPLSLVLEHKFKEWMDSSPAGFYFSNYQNPYIRKDLHDKVLSQKFEPPKMNQWNKVLKSLIECAYDMYFEQRHVKNLYKYHNIYNINNKLMLMRDSMDLYKNHFDDVLFFADIFNMRKYMTATPVYKKVKDRVYHTLHSIMGNSVNFYKYGIIYGFKVNKEILKEVVDELYSIYNFNTDIFTDTSFLQTVYLLFRRIEETYRTQRRDDRISVNNVFFMNVANNYSKLNKEEREIEIHNSMASRYYAKTMFAAFQMLFSTMLSNNVNNLDKAYGLSENIQVATSTSAFLTFAYVYNGSIMDSMTNSLLPPYAKKPITQLKYGKTFVFSNYFMLASKMYDMLNYKNLSLLCEYQAVASANFYSAKKVGQFMGRKFLPITTYFLIMRISWTHAFTTGSHLINYFDPANSDTTTPSQPVEGTSGPTGGSQTTDGNPCPNYKSPQSFFYGWPPSSEIYLFFYFFTNLYLDAYKSFPGGFGPAIKEQTQHVQEQSYERKPSVHSFNRNFFMELTNGFMYAFCFFAISQMYAYFENINFYITSNFRFLDRYYGVFNKYFINYARTKLKEITSDILIKYEREAYLSMKKYGYLGEVIAARLSPKDKIMNYLHQTNEDAMSNLRRYDMENAFKNKMVTYVDDFAFFDDCGKNEQFLNERCDYCPVIEEVDETQLFTTTGDKNTNETTEIKNQTSTYIDTEKMNEGDSVDSDDDEKDFDVPDDELMIARFH from the exons ATggtttcattttttaagaCTCcaatcattatttttattttccttttatgTTTAAATGAAAAGGTATTCTGTTcaataaatgaaaatgaaaatttagacgaaaatataaacaaaaatgCAAATGTAAACACAACtgaaaatttaaataaactTCTAAATGAGTATGACAATATTGAACAGTTAAAATCCATGATTGGAAATGATGAActacataaaaatttaacaatattagaaaaattaattttagAATCATtagaaaaagataaattaaaatatccTCTCCTTAAACAACAAACTGAACAATTTTTAGATATATCgaaatttaaaaaaaaaaatattacagATGCGGATGATGAAACGTACATCATACCAACCGTCCAATCAACATTTCACGATATTGTAAAATACGAACatcttataaaaaaacaattaaTAGAAGTTTATAATTCTGATATTTCAGATataattaagaaaaaaatatttattgtaAGAACATTAAAAACAATTAAATTAATGCTTATACCATTAAATTCGTACaaacaaaataatgattTGAAATCTGCGCTCgaagaattaaataatgtatTTACAGCCAAAGAAGATCAAGAGAAAAAAACTAGTCCAATAGGCGATCCTGTTACATTTTTTagaaatttattatttcgTGTTTATGATATTCAACAGTCACATGAAGTAGAAAATAAATCTGATGCACTTATACTAGgagataataaaatagatGTAATGAATTCAAACGATTTCTTTTTTACAACCAACTCAAATGTAAAATTTATGGAAAATTTAGATGATATAACAAATCAATATGGATTAGGTTTGATTAATCATCTAGGTCCTCATTTAATAG CATTGGGTCATTTTACCGTATTAAAATTAGCActaaaaaattacaaaaattattttgaagcaaaaaatataaaattttttagTTGGCAAAAAATTTTAGAGTTCTCCATGTCTGATAGATTTAAGGTTCTTGATATGATGTGTGACCATGAATCTGTATATTATTCTGAAAAAAAACGTAGAAAGACATATTTAAAAGTTGACAGATCAAATACATCTATGGAATGTAATATATTGGAATATCtattacattattttaataaatacCAACTAGAAATAATTAAAACTACACAAGATACTGATTTTGACTTACATGGTATGATGgaacataaatatataaaagattatttcttttcatttatgTGTAATGACCCTAAAgaatgtattatttatcatacaaatcaatttaaaaaagaagcCAACGAAGAAAACACATTTCCTGAACAAGAAGAACCTAATCGTGAAATAAGTgcatataatttatatttaaattattattatttcatgAAACGTTATAGTTCATATGGAGTAAAAAAGACAttatatgttcatttattaaatttaacTGGACTTTtaa ATTATGATACAAGAGCATACGTGACATCCCTTTATTTACCTGGATATTACAACG CTGTCGAAATGTCTTTTACGGACGATAAAGAGTTTGCCACACTTTTTGAAAGCTTAATACAAT GTATTGAAAAATGCCATTCAGACCAAACAAGGCAAATATCAAAAGATAGTAATTTACTTAATGATATAACAAAATGTGATTTGTGTAAAGGAGCTTTCTTATATTCTAACa TGAAATTCGATGAAGTTCCTTCCATGTTGCAAAAATTTTACGTATATTTAACTAAAGGTCTCAAAATACAAAAAGTATCATCACTAATCAAAACGCTAGATATATATCAAGATTATAGTAATTTTTTATCACATGATATTAATTGGTACACATTcctatttttatttagaCTTACAAGTTTTAAAG AAATTGCAAACAAAAATGTTGCTGAAGCAAtgtatttaaatataaaagatgaaGATACATTCAACAAAACGGTAGTAACAAACTATTGGTACCCTTCAcctataaaaaaatattatacgTTATATGTTAGAAAACACATACCAAATAATTTAGTAGATG AATTGgaaaaattaatgaaaaGTGGCACtttagaaaaaatgaagaaatcTCTCACATTTTTAGTACATGTGAATTCATTTTTACAACTAgatttttttcatcaatTAAATGAACCACCTCTAGGATTACCTAGATCATATCCTTTATCTTTAGTTCTTGAACATAAATTTAAAGAATGGATGGATAGTTCTCCAGCAggtttttatttttcaaattatCAAAATCCATATATCAGAAAAGATTTACATGATAAAGTTTTATCACAAAAATTCGAACCACCTAAAATGAATCAGTGGAACAAAGTTTTGAAATCGTTAATTGAATGCGCATATGATATGTATTTTGAACAGAGACATgttaaaaatttatataaatatcataatatttataatataaataacaaattaATGTTAATGCGAGATTCAATggatttatataaaaaccATTTTGACGACGTATTATTTTTTGctgatatatttaatatgaGAAAATATATGACTGCCACACCagtatataaaaaggtAAAAGACAGAGTGTACCATACTTTGCATAGTATTATGGGAAATTCagtaaatttttataaatatggtATTATATATGGATTTAAAGTAAACAAAGAAATATTGAAAGAAGTTGTCGATGAATTGTATTCCATCTATAATTTTAACACAGATATATTTACGGATACTTCCTTTTTACAAACggtttatttattatttagaAGAATAGAAGAAACGTACAGGACCCAAAGAAGAGATGACAGAATA agtgttaataatgtatttttCATGAATGTTGCAAATAATTATTCCAAATTAAACAAAGAGGAAAGAGAAATCGAAATACATAATTCTATGGCATCACGATATTATGCAAAAACCATGTTTGCAGCATTTCAAATGTTATTTTCAACAATGTTGAGCAACAATGTAAATAATCTTGATAAAGCATATGGATTAAGTGAAAATATCCAAGTAGCAACAAGTACTTCCGCTTTTCTTACTTTCGCATATGTATATAACGGAAGTATTATGGATAGTATGACTAACAGTTTATTACCACCATATGCGAAAAAACCAATAACACAGTtaaaatatggaaaaacGTTCGTTTTCTCAAATTATTTCATGCTAGCATCCAAAATGTATGATAtgttaaattataaaaatttaagtCTTTTATGTGAATATCAAGCTGTGGCTAGTGCAAATTTCTACTCTGCAAAGAAAGTAGGTCAGTTTATGGGGAGAAAATTTTTACCTATAACTACGTATTTTCTAATAATGAGAATTAGTTGGACACATGCTTTTACAACTGGAAGTCATTTAATTAACTATTTTGATCCCGCAAATTCGGATACTACTACTCCTAGTCAACCTGTTGAAGGAACATCTGGTCCTACTGGAGGTAGTCAAACTACTGATGGTAATCCATGTCCTAATTATAAATCTCCTCAAAGTTTTTTTTACGGGTGGCCTCCTAGTTcagaaatatatttgttcttttattttttcacGAATTTATACCTTGATGCCTACAAATCTTTTCCTGGAGGATTTGGTCCTGCAATAAAAGAACAAACTCAACATGTTCAAGAACAATCCTACGAACGCAAACCATCAGTTCATAGTTTTAATAGAAATTTTTTCATGGAATTGACTAACGGATTCATGTATgctttttgtttttttgcCATTTCACAAATGTACGcatattttgaaaatattaatttttatattacaaGTAATTTCCGTTTCTTGGATAGATATTATGGTGTATtcaataaatattttataaactATGCAAGAACTAAACTTAAAGAAATTACAAGtgatattttaataaaatacgAACGTGAGGCTTATTTAagtatgaaaaaatatggtTATTTAGGTGAAGTTATTGCAGCTAGACTTTCGCctaaagataaaataatgaattatttGCACCAAACTAACGAAGATGCCATGAGTAATTTAAGAAGATATGATATGGAAAATGCTTTCAAAAACAAAATGGTTACTTATGTCGATGATTTTGCTTTTTTTGATGATTGTggaaaaaatgaacaatTCTTAAATGAGAGATGTGATTACTGTCCTGTAATTGAAGAGGTGGACGAAACACAATTATTTACTACCACTGGTGATAAAAACACTAATGAGACCACggaaataaaaaatcaaactagtacatatattgatactgaaaaaatgaatgaaGGGGATTCGGTAGATAGCGACGACGATGAAAAGGATTTCGATGTTCCTGATGATGAATTAATGATAGCACGATTTcactaa